In one Bacteroides intestinalis DSM 17393 genomic region, the following are encoded:
- a CDS encoding phosphoribosylanthranilate isomerase, translated as MNTMIKVCGMTDADNIRDVEVLGVDMIGFIFYPKSPRYLYQIPRYLPTLAKRVGVFVNETKENILMYVDRFGLNYVQLHGDESPEYCRTLHSQGIRIIKAFSIALPKDLLAIFNYEGFCDYYLFDTRTVHYGGSGQQFDWSILQRYTGSTPFLLSGGINSYSVKALKEFHHPRLAGIDINSRFETSPGIKDVERIERFLKELRTN; from the coding sequence ATGAATACAATGATCAAAGTATGCGGAATGACCGATGCAGACAACATCCGCGATGTAGAAGTATTAGGTGTAGATATGATCGGTTTTATCTTCTACCCCAAATCCCCCAGATACCTGTACCAGATACCCAGGTACCTGCCTACGCTTGCCAAACGTGTCGGTGTTTTTGTCAACGAAACCAAAGAAAACATCCTTATGTATGTCGACCGTTTCGGTCTGAACTATGTCCAGCTGCACGGTGACGAATCACCCGAATATTGCCGCACCCTTCATTCACAGGGTATCCGGATCATCAAAGCGTTTTCCATCGCCTTGCCCAAGGATCTTCTTGCCATTTTCAATTATGAAGGTTTCTGCGACTACTATCTGTTCGATACACGTACCGTCCACTATGGTGGTTCCGGACAGCAATTCGACTGGAGCATTCTGCAACGTTACACTGGCAGTACCCCTTTCCTGCTTAGCGGTGGCATCAATTCTTACAGCGTCAAAGCCCTGAAAGAATTCCACCATCCCCGCCTTGCCGGTATCGATATCAACAGTCGCTTCGAGACATCTCCGGGCATCAAGGATGTGGAACGGATCGAACGTTTTCTCAAAGAATTAAGAACGAATTAA
- the trpA gene encoding tryptophan synthase subunit alpha has translation MNRINQLFQDSPKNLLSIYFCAGCPTLEGTADVIRTLERNGVHSIEIGIPFSDPMADGIVIQEAATRALRNGMSLRILFEQLRDIRSDVRIPLILMGYLNPIMKFGFEAFCQKCVECGIDGVIIPDLPFKDYEETYKPIADRYDIRVIMLITPETSEARVREIDEHTNGFIYMVSSAATTGAQKDFDSQKQAYFKKIQDMHLRNPRMVGFGISNKQTFDAACANSSGAIIGSRFVTLLNEAEGDAEKAITQLKENVGR, from the coding sequence ATGAATCGTATAAATCAACTTTTTCAGGACAGCCCTAAAAACTTGCTGTCCATCTACTTCTGTGCCGGTTGCCCAACCCTGGAAGGTACTGCCGACGTCATCCGTACCCTCGAACGCAATGGGGTCCATTCGATTGAAATCGGTATTCCCTTCAGTGACCCGATGGCTGACGGCATCGTTATTCAAGAAGCTGCTACCCGTGCTCTCCGCAACGGTATGTCGCTGCGTATTTTGTTTGAGCAACTCCGCGATATCCGTAGCGATGTCCGTATTCCTCTCATCCTGATGGGGTATCTCAACCCTATTATGAAATTCGGGTTCGAGGCTTTCTGTCAGAAATGCGTAGAATGTGGTATCGACGGCGTTATTATTCCCGATCTTCCCTTCAAAGATTACGAAGAAACGTATAAACCTATTGCCGACCGTTACGACATCCGTGTCATCATGCTCATCACCCCCGAAACCAGCGAGGCTCGCGTCCGCGAAATCGACGAACATACCAACGGCTTCATCTATATGGTGTCCAGCGCTGCTACTACCGGTGCCCAAAAAGATTTCGATAGCCAGAAGCAAGCTTATTTCAAAAAGATACAGGATATGCACCTGCGCAATCCCCGCATGGTTGGCTTCGGCATCAGTAACAAACAGACATTTGACGCCGCTTGTGCCAACTCTTCCGGTGCTATCATCGGTAGCCGATTCGTCACCTTGCTGAATGAAGCTGAAGGAGATGCGGAAAAGGCGATCACACAGCTGAAAGAAAATGTAGGAAGGTGA
- the trpC gene encoding indole-3-glycerol phosphate synthase TrpC, with protein MKDILSEIIAHKRIEIEQQKQAVSLSQLQEQAAAMIQEAVGSGTSGTTPVRSMKRALANSSSGIIAEFKRRSPSKGWIKENAQADLIPPAYETAGASALSILTDEKFFGGTLRDIRTARPLVNIPILRKDFIIDKYQLLQARIVGADAVLLIAACLTPDECHTLTIQAHELGLEVLLEVHSTSELSYIYKETDMVGVNNRNLGSFVTNIENSFRIAEELKKAIAEIDFQTPPLLVSESGISHPETIRELRSAGFRGFLMGETFMRTDDPGSTLEELIHGI; from the coding sequence ATGAAAGATATTTTATCCGAAATCATCGCCCACAAGCGGATTGAGATTGAGCAGCAAAAGCAAGCAGTCTCCCTCAGTCAATTGCAAGAGCAAGCTGCTGCCATGATACAGGAAGCTGTCGGAAGCGGAACTTCCGGCACAACGCCCGTCCGCAGCATGAAGCGTGCACTCGCAAACTCTTCATCCGGCATCATTGCCGAGTTCAAACGCCGTTCCCCTTCCAAAGGCTGGATCAAGGAAAACGCACAGGCCGATCTCATTCCCCCTGCTTATGAAACAGCCGGAGCTTCCGCCCTCTCCATCCTCACGGATGAAAAGTTCTTCGGCGGAACTCTGCGTGACATCCGTACAGCACGCCCGTTGGTCAACATCCCGATCCTGCGTAAGGACTTCATCATCGACAAATATCAGCTTCTGCAAGCCCGCATTGTAGGTGCCGATGCAGTACTGCTCATTGCCGCCTGCCTCACACCTGATGAGTGCCACACGCTCACCATACAGGCACACGAACTGGGGCTTGAAGTTCTGCTCGAAGTACATAGTACCTCCGAACTCTCCTATATATATAAGGAGACGGATATGGTCGGCGTCAACAACCGTAATCTGGGCAGCTTCGTCACCAATATAGAAAACTCTTTCCGCATTGCAGAAGAGTTAAAAAAGGCTATTGCTGAAATTGATTTTCAGACGCCTCCGCTGCTCGTTTCCGAAAGTGGTATTTCGCACCCTGAAACCATCCGTGAACTACGCTCGGCAGGCTTCCGTGGTTTCCTTATGGGAGAGACATTCATGCGTACAGACGATCCCGGGAGCACATTGGAAGAACTCATTCACGGTATATAA
- a CDS encoding LruC domain-containing protein: protein MKIFKRYYAIIALVAPFLLAACADNDVYNPDKVRPVPPVENPLGEDFVAPTGFDWSMITTVKLNIEVKDEFNGMYNYLAEVFTTNPLTDATATPIAADYAKAGKNYVVEISIPKSIERVYVRQTDPKQRKEVYEFVVPGNGETLNCKLYYSGGTTTRAGTGSTSAANAAIAAGFKELEDNNYTVETPDIPTAPDKSDDPVSQYDKNKFNDGARIVVPAGEVSSVIYQMASGKGTIFVKGTWKVTNIYSNFDIYVLNGGKIEIATPSNKTFTTVSKFVVEKGGTVECTSNFAANYGDWFIGGDFIANGDVTFGASTSSVTIASGVTMSINNGTLKPCSKVYKNFGTITAATITANMGSYPEIYNAGAIEVTGVMDLVKMNFINKGELTVGQWFKVDNSKVLNKGQLSSLNLEFTTSTFSNYGAILVDEQTGVIKTNNTSNGSFIVNHDKGIIKGYHLSGGVSVYNDSYGEFTIFENSSVDMLYNSCALIVKEKFNWGNVTLDNGSITGEKPENLNTSGSNADQWKPVPVVMSNDSPIQYILKNGSVIKATLLHINRTPSNFRGEGSNPSLLQVGGVRISQGGDTNLKDLVIEMPENAFTYDPPYNGINNARWLTSGCSTTGWGGSKNTFSTCGGYYYSGNEGDPDPEDPEKPDVEDKTVYTYAFEDQWPAYGDFDMNDIVVSIDKMTATNDNKKLSIKGHIRAVGSSRKTGVGIQFLNVSSSGVTLAGKVQNGTPVFESGQNNPVVIISINAHKHCNPNIADDDFSFYNTIPGAGSQYNGNGAEFEIIMTFPTAEEATKAMNVKNLDVFIISKEAQGNIGRTEVHMANYAPTNLGTTALFGMSNDASANNTMLNVSKKGYYISTEGLAWGICIPNTEVWKWPKEYMMITGVYPGFKNWVINGGQTEDLDWISNHTNDIFVNP, encoded by the coding sequence ATGAAAATTTTTAAACGCTATTACGCAATTATTGCTCTCGTAGCTCCCTTTTTATTAGCGGCTTGCGCAGACAATGATGTGTATAACCCCGACAAGGTACGCCCTGTACCCCCCGTTGAGAATCCTTTAGGAGAGGACTTTGTGGCTCCAACTGGTTTCGACTGGTCAATGATTACTACTGTCAAGTTGAACATCGAAGTCAAAGATGAGTTCAACGGAATGTACAACTATTTGGCAGAAGTTTTCACTACTAATCCGCTGACCGATGCAACTGCAACTCCTATTGCTGCAGACTATGCAAAGGCTGGAAAAAATTATGTTGTAGAAATTAGCATTCCTAAATCCATAGAACGAGTTTATGTTCGTCAAACTGATCCGAAACAACGCAAGGAAGTCTATGAATTCGTTGTTCCGGGAAATGGAGAGACATTAAATTGCAAACTGTATTATTCAGGAGGTACCACTACGAGAGCTGGTACTGGTAGTACTTCGGCCGCTAATGCTGCTATTGCTGCAGGTTTTAAAGAGTTGGAAGACAACAATTACACAGTAGAAACCCCTGATATTCCGACAGCTCCGGACAAATCGGACGATCCTGTGAGCCAATACGATAAAAATAAGTTCAATGATGGAGCAAGAATCGTTGTCCCAGCTGGAGAAGTAAGCAGTGTAATCTACCAGATGGCCAGCGGTAAAGGTACGATTTTTGTAAAAGGTACATGGAAAGTAACTAATATCTATTCTAACTTTGACATTTACGTATTAAACGGAGGTAAAATAGAAATTGCAACTCCAAGTAATAAGACATTTACAACTGTTTCTAAATTTGTTGTAGAAAAAGGTGGTACAGTTGAATGTACAAGTAATTTTGCTGCCAATTATGGTGATTGGTTCATTGGAGGAGACTTTATTGCAAATGGAGACGTAACATTTGGAGCATCAACTTCATCAGTGACTATCGCCTCCGGTGTAACAATGTCCATCAACAACGGTACGCTCAAACCATGTAGTAAGGTCTATAAGAACTTTGGTACGATTACGGCTGCCACTATTACTGCAAATATGGGTTCATATCCGGAGATTTACAATGCCGGCGCAATCGAGGTTACCGGAGTCATGGATCTTGTTAAAATGAACTTCATTAATAAAGGTGAACTTACAGTTGGACAATGGTTTAAGGTAGATAACAGCAAAGTACTGAACAAAGGTCAGCTTTCATCCCTGAACCTTGAGTTCACCACCAGTACCTTCAGTAATTATGGAGCAATTTTAGTAGACGAACAAACCGGTGTCATAAAGACTAATAACACATCAAATGGCAGCTTCATAGTAAATCATGACAAAGGCATTATTAAAGGATATCACCTGAGTGGAGGAGTTTCCGTCTATAATGACAGTTATGGCGAATTCACAATATTCGAGAATTCCTCAGTTGACATGCTATATAATAGTTGTGCACTAATAGTAAAGGAGAAATTCAATTGGGGAAATGTGACACTTGACAATGGCTCCATCACTGGAGAGAAACCCGAGAACCTGAATACCTCCGGAAGTAATGCCGACCAGTGGAAGCCGGTTCCAGTAGTTATGAGTAATGATAGTCCAATACAATATATTCTGAAGAACGGTTCAGTAATCAAAGCTACTTTGTTACATATCAACAGGACTCCAAGCAATTTCAGGGGAGAAGGAAGCAACCCCTCTTTGTTGCAGGTTGGAGGAGTACGTATATCTCAAGGAGGTGATACTAATTTAAAGGACTTGGTTATAGAAATGCCTGAAAACGCATTTACCTATGATCCTCCTTACAATGGCATAAATAATGCCAGATGGCTTACAAGCGGATGTTCAACTACCGGATGGGGAGGATCAAAGAATACATTCTCTACTTGTGGTGGCTATTACTATTCTGGTAATGAAGGTGATCCTGACCCGGAAGATCCCGAAAAACCGGACGTAGAGGATAAGACCGTTTATACTTATGCCTTTGAAGATCAATGGCCTGCTTATGGTGACTTCGACATGAATGACATTGTTGTCAGCATTGACAAGATGACTGCAACCAATGATAACAAGAAACTGTCTATTAAGGGACATATTCGTGCGGTTGGTTCCAGTCGTAAAACTGGTGTAGGTATCCAATTCTTAAACGTAAGCAGTAGCGGAGTAACCCTTGCAGGAAAAGTACAAAACGGTACTCCTGTTTTCGAAAGCGGTCAAAATAATCCGGTTGTAATTATTAGCATCAATGCACACAAGCATTGCAACCCCAATATTGCAGATGATGATTTTTCATTCTATAATACCATTCCAGGTGCTGGAAGTCAATATAATGGCAATGGAGCTGAATTTGAAATCATAATGACATTCCCAACTGCTGAAGAAGCTACCAAAGCTATGAATGTCAAAAATTTGGATGTATTCATCATCAGTAAAGAAGCCCAAGGAAATATAGGCCGCACAGAAGTACACATGGCCAATTATGCTCCTACTAATTTAGGTACTACAGCATTATTTGGAATGAGCAATGACGCCTCTGCAAACAATACTATGCTCAATGTCTCCAAGAAAGGCTACTATATTAGTACTGAGGGCTTGGCATGGGGAATTTGTATTCCAAACACTGAAGTTTGGAAATGGCCAAAGGAATACATGATGATAACAGGCGTCTATCCTGGTTTTAAAAATTGGGTAATCAATGGTGGACAAACAGAAGATTTAGATTGGATATCCAATCACACAAATGACATATTTGTCAATCCCTAA
- a CDS encoding anthranilate synthase component II — protein sequence MKTVIIDNYDSFTYNLAHLVKELGTEVDVLRNDKFELEELEKYDKIILSPGPGIPEEAGLLLEVIRTYAGRKPILGVCLGEQAIGQAFGGKLTNLSEVFHGIQTNVKIKNKDYIFSGLPTEIPVGRYHSWVVDTEEFPEELVITAISSEGQIMALKHREYDVHGIQFHPESVLTPDGKQIVGNWLKGV from the coding sequence ATGAAAACAGTAATCATAGACAACTACGACTCTTTCACCTACAACCTTGCCCATCTGGTAAAAGAACTCGGCACAGAAGTAGATGTGCTGCGCAATGATAAATTTGAGCTTGAGGAATTGGAGAAATATGATAAGATCATCCTTTCACCCGGTCCCGGCATCCCCGAGGAGGCAGGCTTACTATTAGAGGTCATCCGCACTTACGCAGGACGAAAACCCATACTTGGCGTCTGCCTGGGTGAACAGGCCATCGGACAAGCATTCGGCGGGAAGCTCACCAATCTGAGTGAAGTCTTTCACGGCATACAAACGAATGTGAAAATAAAGAATAAAGATTACATATTCTCCGGTCTTCCTACTGAAATTCCAGTCGGTCGTTATCACTCCTGGGTAGTGGATACGGAAGAATTTCCCGAAGAATTGGTTATCACCGCCATCAGCTCCGAAGGTCAAATCATGGCACTGAAACACCGGGAATACGATGTTCACGGCATCCAATTTCACCCGGAATCGGTACTGACTCCCGATGGAAAACAGATTGTAGGCAACTGGCTGAAAGGCGTCTGA
- a CDS encoding asparaginase, which yields MKIDYPSVLLIYTGGTIGMIENPETGALENFNFDHLLKHVPELKRFNYRISSYQFDPPIDSSDMEPSLWAKIVKIINYNYDYFDGFVILHGTDTMSYTASALSFMLENLAKPVILTGSQLPIGTLRTDGKENLITAIEIAAAKNPDGTPIVPEVCIFFENELMRGNRTTKINAENFNAFRSFNYPSLAHAGIHIKYDAHIIRRPDPTRPMKPHYLFDTNVVMLTLFPGIQESIINSVLHVPGLKAVVLKTFGSGNAPQKEWFIQQLKDATERGIIIVNITQCQRGVVEMGRYETGLKLLQAGVISGYDSTPECAVTKLMFLLGHGLSQAEIRYRMNSDLAGEITKA from the coding sequence ATGAAGATCGACTACCCATCTGTGTTACTGATATATACTGGCGGAACCATCGGTATGATAGAAAACCCGGAGACAGGTGCGCTTGAAAATTTCAACTTCGACCATCTTCTCAAACATGTTCCCGAACTGAAACGTTTCAATTATCGCATCTCTTCCTACCAGTTCGATCCGCCCATCGACTCTTCGGACATGGAGCCTTCGCTTTGGGCAAAAATCGTAAAGATTATCAACTACAATTATGACTATTTCGACGGTTTTGTCATCCTTCATGGCACCGACACCATGTCTTACACAGCTTCTGCCCTCAGCTTCATGCTCGAAAACCTGGCTAAGCCCGTCATTCTCACAGGCTCCCAGCTCCCTATCGGTACCTTGCGCACAGACGGAAAAGAAAATCTGATTACCGCTATTGAGATAGCTGCCGCAAAAAATCCCGACGGTACTCCCATAGTGCCCGAAGTGTGTATCTTCTTCGAGAACGAACTGATGCGTGGAAACCGTACTACAAAGATTAACGCCGAAAACTTTAACGCATTCCGTTCATTCAATTATCCCTCACTGGCTCATGCAGGTATCCACATCAAGTACGATGCACATATCATCCGCCGTCCTGATCCGACACGCCCCATGAAGCCCCATTATCTGTTTGATACCAATGTAGTTATGCTTACCCTCTTTCCCGGCATTCAGGAAAGTATCATCAACTCAGTTCTTCACGTCCCCGGTCTTAAAGCAGTCGTACTCAAAACCTTCGGTTCCGGTAATGCCCCTCAAAAGGAATGGTTCATCCAGCAACTCAAAGATGCTACTGAGCGCGGTATCATTATTGTAAATATTACCCAATGCCAGCGTGGCGTAGTAGAAATGGGACGTTACGAGACCGGTCTGAAACTTCTCCAGGCAGGCGTTATCAGTGGCTACGACAGTACCCCCGAATGCGCAGTCACCAAACTAATGTTCCTTCTCGGCCATGGTCTCAGCCAGGCAGAAATCCGTTACCGCATGAACTCCGACCTTGCGGGAGAAATCACCAAAGCATAA
- the trpD gene encoding anthranilate phosphoribosyltransferase: protein MKDILTRLFNHEELTSEETKQILLNITREAYPEAQISALLTVFQMRSITVDELIGFREALMETRVPIDFAPYRPIDIVGTGGDGKNTFNISTCACFVVAGAGYKVAKHGNYGATSVSGASNVMEQHGIRFTNDPDKLKRSMDECNIAYLHAQLFNPAMKFVGPVRKALGVRTLFNLLGPLVNPCKPTYQLLGVADLAQMRLYTNVFYKLGIDFAVVNSLDSYDEISLTDEFKVMTRNYERIYRPQALGFNAAQPEELFGGACKEDAARIFDNILNNRATRAQTQCVIVNAAFAIQVMEPEKEIEECIAIARQSLESGRALETLKKFIEINQ, encoded by the coding sequence ATGAAAGATATATTAACCCGTCTCTTCAACCACGAAGAGCTTACTTCGGAAGAAACCAAGCAAATTCTCCTGAACATCACCCGGGAAGCTTATCCCGAAGCACAGATTTCCGCATTACTCACTGTATTTCAAATGCGTAGCATCACAGTGGATGAACTAATCGGCTTTCGCGAAGCCCTTATGGAGACTCGAGTACCTATCGACTTCGCGCCTTATCGGCCTATCGATATCGTAGGTACGGGAGGTGATGGAAAGAACACGTTCAACATTTCCACTTGTGCCTGTTTTGTGGTGGCCGGAGCCGGTTACAAAGTTGCCAAACACGGCAATTATGGTGCCACTTCCGTCAGTGGGGCAAGCAATGTCATGGAGCAACACGGCATCCGTTTCACCAATGATCCCGACAAGTTGAAACGCAGCATGGACGAGTGTAACATCGCCTACCTGCACGCCCAACTTTTCAATCCGGCAATGAAGTTCGTCGGTCCTGTGCGCAAGGCATTGGGAGTACGTACACTGTTCAACCTTCTTGGCCCGCTTGTCAATCCTTGCAAGCCTACTTACCAGTTGCTCGGTGTGGCCGATCTTGCACAGATGCGACTCTACACAAATGTTTTTTACAAACTCGGCATCGACTTTGCGGTAGTCAACAGTCTCGATAGCTACGACGAAATTTCCCTCACGGACGAATTCAAAGTTATGACGCGCAATTACGAACGGATTTACCGTCCGCAAGCGCTGGGTTTCAATGCCGCACAACCCGAAGAGCTCTTCGGCGGAGCCTGCAAAGAGGATGCCGCCCGCATCTTTGATAACATCCTTAATAACCGTGCCACACGTGCCCAAACGCAATGTGTCATTGTCAACGCCGCCTTCGCCATCCAGGTGATGGAACCCGAAAAGGAAATCGAAGAATGCATTGCCATCGCTCGCCAATCGCTGGAAAGTGGACGGGCGCTGGAGACGTTGAAGAAGTTTATAGAAATCAATCAGTAA